In Lactuca sativa cultivar Salinas chromosome 5, Lsat_Salinas_v11, whole genome shotgun sequence, the DNA window gctCCATCCCCAAAGAAGGTCTCCCTATATCCGTTTGGAATAAATCGGCAAGAAGCTTCCTACTATCACAAGAGGGCCAAAAAAATCTTCGTTTTCTTGATGTTCAACTCAAGACCTAAGCCTGGACCATTCACCCGAATAATGTTCAACACTCTAGCCACCTCCTCTGAATCCCAATGAGAGTCCCATCATCTAGATACAAAGCATGGAGAATGAGCTTACAATTGTCTCTAATTTTATGCACAAGCATGTGCAAAACGAGGGCAAAAAAGAGGGCCTAAGGGGTCGCCTTGCTGCACCCCAATGGTAGACCATATATGTTGGTCTCTGATATAAAGTCTCGCTGCTTGCCCGTACAAGAAATTCACCCACAGAGAAATATAAGGGCACATTTTTTAACCTCGAGGAGCAAGAGACCCATCAACGTGGTGTTCACTCAACACTCTATTGGCACTGTGTAACACCGCCTCAACACCCCCGGACACACCAACCCGAACTGAAAATCATTAAGGTACTTAACCATGTCTTTACCCACACCTTTCATGGCAACCTTAGAAAACAGACGTCTCCATATAGTGCCTACTGCAATTGGACGAATCCCGTTGTCAGGTTTAATCAGAGGCGTGAGAGGAGCGGATGCAACAAACTCTGCCAAAATGGTTGGGCATTTTCCCGCTAACCATAAATTAACCACTAAAGTGATAGCACGTTTGAGATCTATGGCTATAGCAGACCCTTCTCCATAAAGGGCATTCAGGATGTGTTGATCCCTCAAGCCATCTCTCTCGTATGAAGTTCCTTTAGGGAAAGATTTAATGCAACCAAATACACAATCAGAGTCTGCTATAAGGGGAGGTTCAGAAATGATGGGGCTCGGCATGGATGGGGGTGGCCTGAAAGGGTGTTTGTCCTCCAAAGCTTTAATAGTATCACCATTGTATGGTGAAACACCCGATGAGCATAACACTTTCACTGTTGCGGTAAAATGCCCATCTGCAACCTTACGGAGACACTACCTGATGTTGGTGTTACTTGATGTAGACTTTTTCTAAATGATGCCTCCACCCTGTCCCATGGCCCCAACCTCAGGATTGTCTAACATATTTTGAACTAACTTACTGATACCATCCTCTTTCCCCCATGTATCCAAAGGACTTCAAGATGGAGTTTTGTTGTAAGGATTTTCTATTCCCAGACCTACATTCTTGTCTATTCTTGGGCCTAAACACTTGCAGTGTGCAACAAGGAAGAAGTAACAAGCAAATACATGCATCAATTGAGCCGACAATCACCTTGTAAAGAGTTGTTTTCAAAGCTTGAGAGAAAGCAAGGCGACAACTATGGGGGATACTCTTGACAGTAGTGATAGGATCTTTAAAAACACAATCAAGGAGCCCAACATCAAAAACCAAACCTCCAAGAACATTTGTCACCGACTCTTTAGTAGACGACTTTAAAATACTGACAATGTAACGACTCGAGCCGTCAACCCGTGTAACAAAACTCACACGACCATTCGGGCGATGACAATAACGGCTAACAACATGTAAAGCCATACACTTCCCACACATCCATTGACTAAAGGCCTTCAAAGTTTCTTCCACCGCCATAAATAAACCAACATCACTAGAAAGAGCTTCACGTAAAACACATTTAAGATCTTCAGTAAGTAGATGATGCCTTTTGATGTATGAAATAATACTATCATCACTAGTACTCTTCatctttaaatgttaaaaaatgtcATAACCATTATTTGTTCTTGTAAATATCACAGAATATATgcttaaaaatatataatcatcctctgataagatagatatttatatttatataaattttaattgtCACGAGTTCTTCATTCTTACAAATATTaacacttaatatatatatatatatatatatatatatatatatatatatatatatatatatatagagagagagagagagagagagaaagagaaagagctaggttcaaatattttaattaattattgagcggatatcgtatgctatgatactgataaataaaatatgttgtttgataatataaatacgttcaatcttacataactattgtcatatacacttattattattattctcatttctgtcaTAATGTTGTCATAATgttttattgagtcgtattctgtcagaatgaaaataagtgaaaaacgatgtgtgagaacaaaaaaaattagcgagaatgcatgataatgacgatatttttgtaaggttgaacgtatttgaattactaaacaacttattctcttagtaattctcatagcatacgatattcgcacaataattagttagaataaaataacataagcatatatatatatatctatatatatatatatatatatatatatatatatatatatatatatatatatagtgcggttcggttttttgcagtttttgcaaaactaaaaaccgcaTCGTCAGTTTTTATTTCAGTTTCGGTTTATATGGTTTTTTCGATTTGCGGCTTGGTTTTTGCTCACCCATACCTAAAACCTCTAGGTCGCTAGGAAAATGGCTTGAAAATTGTTGTATGTGTAGGTCGCCACCGTAGGGTCCGCCAGCCACCACCACTACATGTCTGCATTCGGAAAACTGGTCGAAAAACAATCTTTTATGTGCTCAGCTATGATGACTTTAGCATTAGAGAGAGATCCGGTTCAAACTGAGttgcaaaataaaaaataagacccTTAAACGACAAAACTTTTACTAAAAGAATGAGGCTCTTCAGTAACTATGAATATTAAGTTTGAAAAAATGAACAAGATTCTTCACCATTATCTTTGAAGTATATATTTGTTGCTTTAGAACATTTGTTGTTTAAAAAGATATGGTGGACCTTTTTATAGTCAAAATATGATCTTCTAAAGGCATTAATTCCACTATCAAACAGTAAATTGTAAATAGTGTTTTTATTTCAAACCAATGTTACAAAAATGGTAATTTATAAAAGAAACCAACCAGTAACCAATGAAAACCATGTAAATCCGGAGATAAAAAATACAGAAcaatacaaaagaaaaaaaaactgaaaGATACAAAAATGCAAGCAGCTATACCATCaatattaaacaaatcaaatgagaacacttcCAATCAACTCAAACTTTACTTTTGTTACAAACCAATATGAACCAAAAAATATTCTGCAGCAATACCACTTAGAAGGCCAAATCACAACAGCTTTAGTTTAAAGCTTGAACTTGAACCATGTATTCACTTCCGAGGACTAATATCAAATAGTAACGAAATTTAGAGGAAAAAATCAAATGACAAGGAAATATGTAATTTTAACACAAAATAACCTCGAGGATCAATATCAAATACTAACAAACTTGAACCATGTATTGACTTTCGAGGACCAGTATAATAGCTTTTAAATATCAACGCTTACGCCACTTGCAGTGGCTGATCCCCATCTTATTCGGCAAACACCAGGACGAAGACGAGGCCGACCGAGCTCGATTCGGCAACTCGGTGATATTTCTGTTGGCGAGAGCTTAATGGGATAAGACTTATCCTAATTAATAAGATTTGTTGTATAAGTTATCAGATCCTAGTTTATCGTTGTAACCTGTATCTTAGGAAGTTTGTTGATATTATTGTGTATATAACCATGTACCAGTCGATTAATAAATTACTTGGAAATCATTCCACAAAATCTCTTCTCTTGCTCTCTGAGTAAACATGGTATTAGAGCAATAAAAAAAAACCCCTCAAATTCCTGATCTTCTTAATTGTTGAATCAGTGAACGAATCTCACTAAGTAGCCAAACCCTACGAAGTATTCGAAATACCATGGGGAACGAAGGCGAAACCCCTGGATCATCCTCATCGGTGATTGTGCAAAACGTTCAAGATGCCCCATTTCCAACAGGGGTTATTCTCGATGATACCAATTACCCGTTGTGGTCTCAACTCATGGAGATGCGTATCGGGGCTCGTAACAAATCAGGGTTCATCACTGGTACCTCAGTGAAACCCTCAGTGAATGAAAAATCGATTGAAGCATGGGTCACTGATAACAACCGGGTCAAGAGCTGGCTCATTGATTCTATGAATCCTAACCTAATGCGCAGATTCATCCGCCTACCAACTGCAGCAGAAATTTGGGAAGCAGCGAAAAAGAAATTCTATGATGGGTCGGATGACCCAATTGTTCGAATTGAACCGAAGATCCTTCAATACTCGCCAGAATGGGAGATCGCTACCCGCGTACTACAATGAATTGGTAAGTATCTTTCAGGAAATTGATGCTAGATCAATATCAGAGGGGGAGACTGTCGAGTCAACAGTAGCCTCAAACAAAACTCAATCAAGGTTTCATGTCCACATATTTCTGGCAGGCCTTGATCACGAATTCAATCAAGCACGAAGTGAAATTCTCAGAAAAGACCCACCACTTACCCTCGAATCTTCATACGCCTATATCAGAAAGGATCATAACCAGCGTCAGTCCATGGAAGATCCCAAAATTGAGGCAGATAGCATGGTCCACTTTACCTCTCGAAATAGGCCTCTGAATCCCAAAGTGAAGACCAACAAGGGCAACTCTCTTACCTGCACTCATTGTGGGGAAGATGGACATTCAAAGTCAAAGTGTTATGAGCTTATTGGATACCCCGAATGGTGGGATTTCTCAAAGAAACCCAGGAAGCGAATAGTTCAAGCTACAACAGTCAAGACTCCTCAAAGTGAAGAATCAACCACTCCAGTTGCAGCCCATACTACTACTAATCCGGGTATGTCACAAAATAATCAAAGCAAACTCTCAAACCAATGGGTAATTGATACAGGGGCAACGGATCATATGACAAATGATCCTTCAAAATTAATCAAAAAAACCGAACCCTCACAAACGAATGTTAAAACTGCTAATGGAGAAATGACACCTGTAGTGAGTGAAGGAACTATAAAAGTAACAAAGTCTATGGATCTTGATAATGTCCTTGTAGTTCCTTCATTATCTTCGAATTTATTATCTGTCAGCCAGATCACAGAAGCACTAAACTGTTATGTTATCTTTTGGAAATATGAATGTGTCTTTCAGGATATGGTAACTCATCAGACTCTTGGCTATGGTACTAGGCGGGGAAGATTGTACTACCTGGACGAGAATCACCAAAGCCAGGCGTATCATACAGCAGTAATAGAAGTGAATAAGTCCTTAGCAATGTTATGGCATCGTAGGCTAGGACATTTGTCTTTTAATTACCTTAGAAAGCTTAAACCTAGTTTGTTTTCAAATGTATTGGATAATGATTTGAAGTGTGGGGTTTGTGAGTTGGCAAAGAACACGAAAATTTCATATGCTTCTAGTGATAATAAAACTTCAATTCCTTTTATGAAGATTCACTCTGATGTATGGGGCCCCGCCCCCATACCCACTCCTGATGGATCAAAATACTTCGTACCATTCATTGATGAAAGTACATGAATGACATGGGTGTCACTCCTTAAGCATAAAGGAGAAGTATTTCAGGCGTTTAAAGAACTATATAACACCATTAAAACAGTGTACAGAAGGGAAATTCAAGTGCTCCAATCTGATAATGGAGGGGAGTACATAAATTATACCATGAAAAACTTCTGTAAACAGAATTTGATTCGCCACCAAATGTCGTGTGCAAGGTCTCCCCAGCAAAATGGATTGGCAGAGAGGAAAAATCGACAACTTCTTGAAGTTGTTCGAGCCTCTCTATTTGATATGGAAGTACCCAGGAAATTCTGGGGTGAAGCACTACGATCAGCTGCCTATCTCTTGAATCGAACACCATCAAAAGTGCTAGGATTTCAAACACCGCTACAGAAGCTACGAGAACTCACTGACATATCACAAACTGATGGCCTTGAACCACGCATTTTTGGCTGCACTGCATATGTATATCAGAATGTGGGAAAGTTGGAACCAAGGTCTGTGAAATGCATGTTTCTTGGATATGCAGATACAAAGGAAGGGTATCGGTGTTTGGATACAGTTCAAAATAAGGTCCATGTTACAAGGGATGTTTCATTTCATGAAACTGTTCCTTACTTTGGTCATGGGTGTTCTCTTCAGGGGGAGAAGAATGCAGAAGTAGAAACCCACGACTTTTATGAAGAAATTTCAAGCTTTCAGTTAGAGAATGAAGAACATGATACAGAGTGTGTAAATTCAAGTCAAGACACACCTAGTACCGATGTCCAGCCAGAGTCTAGCATGAATGAAGAACCTGAATCTAGCCAGAATGCTGAACAACACATACCAGATACTAACACACCAGATGTCGTTCTTGACACTGGTTCTTTGAGTGATTTTATGCATGATGATGAAGAACTGGAGGACACTGTACATGGAACCAATGTGGAGGAAATAATCGAAAGACGGTATCCGGAGAGAACTAACCGAGGCCAACCAAAGAAGCAATATGTACCTGATATTAAAGCGAGGTCTAAGTATCCCATTGGGAATTTTGTATCACATCATCGTTTGTCAGAGTCACACGCACTACGAGTGTAGAAACTGTCCAACATTGTGATCCCAAGAGATGTACACGAAGCATTAGAagatgagaaatggaaaagggcaATGAATGAGGAGATGGAGGCACTACAAAAGAACGAGACTTGGGAGTTAGTATGTCTTCCGAAGGGAAAGAAGACGGTGGGATGCCGGTGGATTTACAACATAAAATTGGATGAGAAAGGGAATATAGACAGATACAAGGCTCGCTTGGTTGCAAAGGGGTACACACAAAAATACGACATTGACTATGGTGATACTTTTGCCCCAGTAGCCAAGATGAACACAATTAGGGTGTTGATTTCCATTGCTGCAAACAGAGACCGGCCATTAAGACAATTTGATGTAAAAAACGCGTTTTTGAATGGTTACTTGGAAGAAGAGGTGTATATGGACCCTCCACCGGGAACAAACAGTAAAGGGAAAGTATGTAAACTGAAAAGGGCcctatatggattaaaacaatcTCCCAGAGCATGGTTTGGGAGATTTTCGACCTTCATGAAGAAAACAGGATACCGACAAAGTGATGCTGATCACACTCTCTTTGTTAAAGTAAGAGGAGGAAAGGTAACTGCACTAATCGTGTACGTAGATGATATGGTCATAACTAGGGATGATAGTGAAGAAATCGACAAGTTAAAGAAGGTCCTTGCAGCAGAATTCGAACTGAAAGACTTAGGTCACCTCAAATATTTCTTAGGCATAGAAGTATCCAGGTCTAAAGCCGATATAAATCTATGCCAGCGGAAGTACATATTGGACCTCCTTGCTGAAACAGGAATGCTCGGCTATAAACCAGTGAACACTCCTATTGAAACTAATCATAACTTGCAAATTGAGGAAGGTCAAGTACCAACGAATAAGGGAAGGTACCAGAAACTGGTAGGAAAACTGATCTATCTAGCTCACACACGACCCGATATTGCATATGCAGTTAGTGTGGTTAGCCGTTTCATGCACGCACCTGGAGAACAACACATGAGTGCTGTTAATCGAATCTTAAGGTACCTGAAATCATCTCCTGGAAAAGGCGTGTTCTTTGGACGAAATGTGAAAACTGATGAAGAATTAGAAGTAAGCGGGTACTCAGATGCGGATTGGGGAGGTGATAGAATGGATGGGAAGTCCACTTCTGGTTACTTTACATTTGTAGGGGGCAATTTGGTAACTTGGCGGAGTAAAAAGCAAAAAGTGGTCTCACGATCAAGTGCTGAAGCGGAGTTTCGTGGAATGGTACATGGAATATGTGAACTTTTGTGGATAAGGAGAATTTTACTTGATTTGGGAATTGTCTTGAAGGCACCTATACAATTGTATTGTGATAATGAATCAGCAGTAAAAATAGCCAACAATCCGATTCAGCATGATCGAACCAAGCATGTTGAAATCGATCgacacttcattaaggatcaccTCGAAAAGGGAAATGTGAAACTGCCTCATGTAGCATCAAGTGAACAGCTAGCTGACATGCTAACTAAAGCTGTGTGTGGAAGGATTTTCGAAAGCTCTCTAAGCAAGCTGGGAATGGTGGATATCCATTCTCCACCTTGAGGGGGAGTGTTGGCGAGAGCTTAATGGGATAAGACTTATCCTAATTAATAAGATTTGTTGTATAAGTTATCAGATCTTAGTTTATCGTTGTAACCTGTATCTTAGGAAGTTTGTTGATATTATTGTGTATATAACCATGTACCAGTCGATTAATAAATTACTTGGAAATCATTCCACAAAATCTCTTCTCTTGCTCTCTGAGTAAACAATTTCATCGATGAGagaaacaatttttttattttttatttttttttttaccgaTGAACTCACATTCTTTTTTTCAATAAATACatacttttaaaaaatataaccgttttttttaatttcaaataaTCTTCAATTATAAATACCatcattcttatttattcttCACCCGTTCAAATCTTCTTAATTCAATTCTCTTAACTTTCTTATTTTTCATATTATTCTAAACACCATCACTAAAAATGACTCGTGCTTGGTCTCCTGAAGAAGAGATGATACTCGTTCGTTCATGGAATGATGTAATAGAAGACTCAATCCAATTTAACAACAATTCGTGTAGTTTTTGAGGGAAAGGTCGCCGAAACATACAACAGTTAAGCCCCTATTCCTCGAATATCAACTCTTCTCCAAATGTGTTTCGTAAGGTGATACATGAAGCTGAAATGgtgaaaatgaaaatattttgctAACGAATGCTCTTCAGGCTTACCATGTTGAAGCTGACAAACATTTTCTGCTTGTTGAGTTTTGGCAAATTGTGAGACAGTCTCTAAAATTTGCTCAAATTTAAACTCAGTgtcttttaatttaattttttttagtatgttatgtttttaagtttaagtgtttattagtttaatttcaagTGTGTTACGTTTTTTATGTTTAAGTGTGTATTATTTTAGTTTCaaatgtgttttgttttttaAGTGTAagtgtatgtttttttttttttttgatgttaatgaaattttagttttagaaacaaataaaatgtttgaaatgtttacttttttaaactaattaattaaaaaaatatattatggcAAGTGTAGCAACCCATGTcattaaaataacaaaaattacaAAGAGTATGACAAAGTTGACGAAACGTCTACGTAGACTGTGATAAGTATGACATCACTCCCTCCAACATTATGTATTTAATTTGAGGACTAAGAAGATCGTCTAGTTTGTCGTCTAGTCGTCCTAACACCTATGGACGACCCTATAAAGAATGTAATTTGACTTTTGAGACTCTCCTGCCTTTTGCCTTTTTTGGTGATATCGAATCAAGATCCCCTCAATCCAGTCGGGAGCATCAAGGTCTCTTTGATACAAGATGTATTGATCTAAGCCTTTACTATTTGTGATTATATGACCAAAATAATCTTGTCGTTTATAAAATAAGAGGCACGTTTTAAAACCATGATGACAAGGTGTAAAAAAAGAATAATAACCTAAAATGGTATCacatatatattataataaaaatatattagaattttatgattttatctcatttatatatataatacCAAATATCATGTTCAGATGACATGATTTTACGTATCAATCAATAATATAATAAAACGTCATAATAGCCTATTTTGTCACATCAATCATTCATTCTATTATTGTATCGATTTATTTCATTGTTCTAAAAATACGAATACCATTTTGTAAGGACTAAGGAGTATAAACTAAACCACCCTTCTTAGCCACATCTTTTCCCCAACCACCAAAATAGTACATACAATTTCACAATTTCTTGTCCAAATTAAATGGGAGGCTATCTAAATGTTGAAAGACCTTTCACCACCCCACCACCACCGCCAGCGTCGTCGCTTCCGCCTCAAAAGCCAAACATCCCCATGTTGTACTACGGTCTCGTGGTGGTAGCCACCGCAGCCATCGTCCTAGCTTTCTACAACCTCATCATCGTCCGATGGTGCACCATCCAGTACCAGCGCCGCTCACAAGAAAACCAGCTCTCTCGCCGCCGGCGAAATCCTACCAACACCATGTCTCCACCGCTCTCCCGCGGTGGCTCCGCCATATGCTTATTGTCAAGTTTCAAGTACAAGAAAGGAGAGGAAGGTAGTAAAAACCAGTTGGATTCCGACACTGAATGCTCCGTTTGCTTATCGGTTTTTGAAGATGGGGAAGAAGTGAGAAAATTGCCGATGTGTGATCACTGTTTTCATGTTTACTGTATAGACATGTGGTTGTACTCTCACACTGACTGTCCACTTTGCCGTGCTCCGGTGGTGGAACTGCCGCCTCCAACGCCGCCACCAGGATGAATTGAAAAATGGATAGAGAGGAACGCGTCGGCATGTGGCTCCATGTCCATGTTTTATTTCCAAGATAGAAATTACTAAATGCAACATATAATGTACAAACTTCATTGCGTAAGGTATTATATTGAATTAAGGTGGCTGTTGGTTTTGTTGCTCGAAGAGGATGTTTTGGAGTGTATTTCAATATTGAGTGTTTATGGTCTAATAAGGTGCCAATCGAACCGAGTTGACTTGA includes these proteins:
- the LOC111892483 gene encoding RING-H2 finger protein ATL52, translating into MGGYLNVERPFTTPPPPPASSLPPQKPNIPMLYYGLVVVATAAIVLAFYNLIIVRWCTIQYQRRSQENQLSRRRRNPTNTMSPPLSRGGSAICLLSSFKYKKGEEGSKNQLDSDTECSVCLSVFEDGEEVRKLPMCDHCFHVYCIDMWLYSHTDCPLCRAPVVELPPPTPPPG